One region of Halomicrobium sp. LC1Hm genomic DNA includes:
- the wecB gene encoding non-hydrolyzing UDP-N-acetylglucosamine 2-epimerase codes for MTDRQTIALVLGTRPEIIKLAPVLRELESRDHPYTLVHTGQHYSGNLSSVFFDQLNLDPPDYDLGVGSSSHGEQTGVMIREIEVALNEIDPAWVLVQGDTNSVLAGAIVTSKMDAKLGHIEAGLRSYDRKMPEEINRVLTDHASDHLFAPTESAAANLATEGITDRVTVTGNTVVDAVDQHADLATSESAVLERFEISPGKYLVLTAHRSENVDVKGRFRSIIEGVSRAADSVGFPVIYPVHPRAEERLSEFEFSIPENIRIVEPLDYLDFLHLEQHAAAMVTDSGGVQEESCILDTPCVTVRANTERPETVTVGANELVGVDPTKIATGVKAAVETDVDWENPFGDGTAAEQILDTLSEHYIVSDA; via the coding sequence CCCTCGTACACACCGGCCAACACTACTCGGGTAACTTGAGTTCGGTTTTCTTCGACCAGTTAAACCTCGACCCCCCAGATTACGATCTTGGGGTCGGCTCCAGCAGCCACGGTGAACAGACAGGTGTTATGATCCGCGAAATTGAGGTAGCCCTCAATGAGATTGACCCAGCATGGGTACTAGTCCAAGGAGACACGAACTCTGTGCTTGCCGGTGCGATAGTGACAAGTAAGATGGACGCGAAACTCGGTCATATTGAAGCTGGCCTCCGGAGTTACGACAGAAAGATGCCGGAAGAAATAAACAGGGTATTAACAGACCATGCAAGTGATCACCTCTTTGCACCCACTGAATCAGCAGCAGCGAATCTTGCCACTGAGGGTATAACGGACCGCGTGACTGTCACAGGTAACACCGTAGTCGATGCAGTGGACCAACACGCCGACCTCGCGACAAGCGAGAGTGCCGTTCTCGAAAGGTTCGAAATCTCTCCAGGCAAGTATCTCGTTTTGACCGCCCACAGGTCCGAGAACGTCGACGTAAAAGGGCGGTTTCGATCTATTATCGAGGGGGTTTCAAGAGCGGCCGACAGTGTCGGATTTCCGGTGATCTATCCTGTCCACCCACGTGCTGAGGAGCGCCTGTCTGAATTCGAGTTCTCGATACCGGAGAATATCCGAATAGTGGAACCACTCGACTACCTCGATTTCCTTCATCTTGAGCAACATGCAGCTGCGATGGTGACTGACTCTGGCGGCGTACAGGAGGAGAGTTGTATTCTTGATACCCCGTGTGTTACCGTCAGAGCAAACACTGAACGTCCAGAGACCGTCACGGTAGGGGCCAACGAACTTGTCGGTGTGGATCCAACAAAAATCGCAACTGGGGTCAAGGCTGCGGTTGAGACTGACGTAGACTGGGAAAATCCGTTCGGTGACGGAACGGCTGCGGAACAGATCTTGGATACCCTTAGTGAACACTACATTGTTAGTGACGCCTAG